One region of Bombus affinis isolate iyBomAffi1 chromosome 3, iyBomAffi1.2, whole genome shotgun sequence genomic DNA includes:
- the LOC126914447 gene encoding transient receptor potential cation channel subfamily V member 5 isoform X1: protein MGNTESNVASGVKKQTDASSILLYKLVDMKGGGLLVNMMKRATQTKQYAELDHALRTKVEPYLYNKGRGKWIPIEKLVLLRNKDRPKHKMLPPLRSMENPADYDIDKDMQNEDEVDETKIDKSKYRLVCWSLGERGAVGETILHLCMLHSTAIHIDLAKRLLRFYPKLINDVYISDEYYGESALHIAIVNEDPALVKFLLDSGADVHERCVGNFMCPEDQKASRSDSLDHEWVCVAPETDYSGYVYWGEYPLSFAACLGQEECYRLILARGADPDKQDTNGNTVLHMLVIYEKLTMFDMAYEVGASLAIRNAQHLTPLTLSAKLARIELFFHILNIEREIYWQIGSITCAAYPLSQVDTIDVITGSISHNSALNLVVFGEKDEHLELMDGVLVDLLNAKWNTFVKSRFYRQFFLFCFYFILSLISFTLRPGPTITSSTSSLAVTPRVSVPPTESPITTLKPEQLLPNVTKTSQNLNLSLLLDKAVTTAFTSNIKHPSNVTTASFDKLKLDIVTDLTSILNIFSTDRSQNEIELFNDSYRIAIRPAEHFYSKNNGTPTDYLKITAINDSVVFINSTMPFDNNTFSAGSNKHSWWNNLTEKCRLMHLTTLSAKIRLIAEILMEIAAILYIIAALREARFLGLNMFIENLMTAPSRVMFLFSCCILLSFPLLRLACADQVEDMLAVVVMLTTAPYFLFFCRGFKTVGPFVVMIYRMIMGDLLRFVSIYLVFVMGFSQAYYIIFLSFDNPNTPEGVDDSVSNPMPSPVESIMAMFLMSMTNFGDYYGAFERTQHEMEAKVITSHLLFQRIYDYNRKIHFVIVLVCGIYGNRCHIIGKYVNCYDGKYISENRGNKKRMAKTSRFFFLPLLFPFIGIFINYYSVINTGINITVGTYSFGSRERSKSTGKAQKINGLFAANVRWSKGASTSIESIGRR, encoded by the exons ATGGGAAATACGGAGAGCAATGTAGCCAGCGGAGTAAAGAAACAAACGGACGCATCTTCTATCTTGCTTTACAAATTAGTCGACATGAAAG GAGGTGGTTTATTGGTAAATATGATGAAAAGGGCGACGCAAACTAAACAGTACGCGGAATTGGACCATGCTCTTAGAACGAAAGTAGAACCGTATTTATACAATAAGGGTAGAGGTAAATGGATTCCAATCGAAAAGTTGGTTTTGCTACGAAACAAGGATCGTCCGAAGCACAAAATG CTTCCACCATTGAGATCTATGGAGAATCCTGCCGATTACGATATAGACAAAGATATGCAAAATGAGGATGAAGTTGACGAGACAAAAATAG ATAAAAGCAAGTACAGACTAGTCTGTTGGAGCTTAGGCGAAAGAGGAGCAGTCGGCGAAACGATTTTACACTTATGCATGTTACACTCGACTGCTATTCACATTGATCTGGCTAAACGTTTATTACGTTTTTACCCTAAGCTTATCAACGATGTATATATCAGTGATGAATATTACG GTGAGAGCGCATTACACATCGCCATAGTAAATGAAGATCCAGCATTGGTGAAATTCCTTTTGGACAGCGGTGCGGACGTACACGAAAGATGCGTGGGGAACTTTATGTGTCCGGAGGATCAAAAAGCGTCGAGATCGGACAGCCTGGATCATGAATGGGTTTGCGTAGCTCCGGAAACGGACTATAGCGG ATACGTTTACTGGGGCGAGTATCCTTTAAGTTTCGCCGCATGTTTAGGTCAGGAAGAATGTTACAGATTAATACTCGCCAGGGGAGCGGATCCCGACAAGCAAGACACAAATGGAAATACCGTTTTACATATGTTGGTCATCTATGAAAAACTG ACTATGTTCGATATGGCATACGAAGTGGGTGCGTCGTTAGCGATCAGAAATGCCCAACATTTAACACCTTTGACGTTATCGGCGAAATTAGCTAGAATCGAACTGTTTTTTCATATCTTGAACATCGAGCGGGAGATTTATTGGCAGATCGGGAGTATTACGTGTGCAGCTTATCCTTTATCGCAAGTTGACACGATTGATGTTATTACAGGAAGCATCAGTCATAATTCCGCTTTGAATCTGGTGGTATTTGGC GAAAAGGACGAACACTTGGAATTGATGGACGGTGTCTTGGTCGATCTACTAAATGCCAAGTGGAACACTTTCGTCAAGTCTCGGTTCTATcgtcaattttttcttttttgtttttacttTATTCTGTCATTGATCAGCTTTACTCTTCGACCCGGTCCAACGATAACATCGTCGACTTCCTCGCTAGCTGTCACTCCTCGTGTCTCTGTTCCACCCACCGAATCGCCCATAACAACTCTAAAGCCGGAGCAACTCCTGCCAAACGTTACCAAAACATCTCAAAATTTAAATCTATCCCTTCTTCTCGATAAAGCTGTTACCACTGCTTTTACCTCGAACATAAAACATCCTTCGAATGTAACAACGGCAAGCTTTGATAAACTGAAGCTTGATATCGTCACCGATCTAACGTCTATCTTGAACATTTTCTCGACAGACCGATCTCAAAACGAGATCGAATTGTTCAACGATTCTTACAGAATAGCTATTCGACCAGCCGAACATTTCTATTCCAAAAATAACGGTACACCAACGGATTATCTAAAAATTACGGCGATCAACGACAGTGTCGTCTTTATAAATTCGACGATGCCTTTCGATAATAATACATTTTCTGCTGGTAGTAACAAACACAGCTG GTGGAACAATCTCACAGAAAAGTGTAGACTGATGCATCTAACAACATTATCGGCCAAGATTCGACTAATCGCCGAAATATTAATGGAGATTGCGGCTATTCTTTATATTATTGCAGCACTGCGCGAAGCCAGATTTCTCGGTCTCAACATGTTCATTGAGAATCTA ATGACTGCGCCGTCGCGAGTAATGTTCCTCTTCTCCTGTTGTATATTACTGTCCTTTCCATTGCTGAGGTTGGCTTGCGCCGACCAAGTTGAAGATATGTTGGCAGTTGTAGTGATGTTAACGACGGCACcgtattttttattcttctgCAGAGGTTTCAAAACGGTCGGTCCGTTTGTTGTGATGATTTACAGAATGATCATGGGCGATTTGCTCCGTTTCGTCTCCATTTATTTGGTCTTTGTAATGGGATTTTCTCAAG CATATTACATCATATTCCTATCTTTCGATAATCCAAATACACCAGAAGGAGTAGATGATTCGGTGAGCAACCCAATGCCGTCGCCGGTAGAAAGTATAATGGCAATGTTCCTTATGAGCATGACGAACTTTGGAGATTATTATGGCGCGTTTGAGAGAACGCAACACGAGATGGAAGCTAAGGTAATTACCTCGCATCTACTCTTCCAGCGAATATATGACTACAATAGAAAAATTCATTTTGTCATAGTTCTTGTTTGTGGTATATATGGCAATCGTTGCCATATTATTGGTAAATATGTTAATTGCTATGATGGGAAATACATATCAGAAAATCGCGGAAACAAGAAACGAATGGCAAAGACAAGTAGGTTTTTCTTTCTCCCTCTACTTTTTCCATTTATAGGAATATTTATTAACTATTATTCAGTTATTAATACTGGAATTAATATCACAGTGGGCACGTATAGTTTTGGTAGTAGAGAGAGGAGTAAGTCCACAGGAAAGGCTCAAAAAATTAATGGACTATTCGCAGCCAATGTCCGATGGTCGAAGGGCGCTAGTACTTCGATTGAGTCAATCG GAAGAAGATAA